A region of Syngnathoides biaculeatus isolate LvHL_M chromosome 20, ASM1980259v1, whole genome shotgun sequence DNA encodes the following proteins:
- the LOC133493515 gene encoding transmembrane protein 60-like: MSLAQRVLLTWVFTLVFLIMLVLKLDGKVQLNWFLIFLPVWVFDGILLLMLVIKMAGRCKPGFDPRNGSPDLRLRAWYLAAVLLKLAFCLTLCAKLEKLADVKVTVVCVPLWTVLLGALVELGLNIFPERREA, from the exons ATGTCTCTGGCTCAGAGGGTCTTGTTGACCTGGGTCTTCACCCTGGTCTTCCTCATCATGCTTGTGCTCAAACTGGACGGGAAG GTGCAGCTGAACTGgttcctcatcttcctccccGTGTGGGTCTTCGACGGCATCCTCCTGCTCATGCTCGTCATCAAGATGGCCGGGCGCTGCAAGCCGGGCTTCGACCCGCGCAACGGCTCGCCGGACTTGCGCCTGCGCGCCTGGTACCTGGCGGCCGTGCTGCTCAAGCTGGCCTTCTGCCTGACGCTGTGCGCCAAGCTGGAGAAGCTGGCGGACGTGAAGGTCACGGTGGTGTGCGTCCCGCTATGGACCGTGCTGCTGGGGGCGCTGGTCGAGCTGGGCCTCAACATCTTCCCGGAGAGGAGAGAGGCCTGA